A stretch of the Excalfactoria chinensis isolate bCotChi1 chromosome 25, bCotChi1.hap2, whole genome shotgun sequence genome encodes the following:
- the C25H2orf42 gene encoding uncharacterized protein C2orf42 homolog isoform X1: MGARRRPGGRHGGGGALSGLAAGPGLERGARAATQASPRMEPTSVRSKAPSFLSDLGKATLRGIRKCPRCGTYNGTRGLSCKNKNCGTVFRYGARKQPGVDAVKIITGSDLQLFSVRQRDRGPDHRCFVELGVSETAIQTADGTVITQLSSGRCYVPTCLKAATQGVVENQCQHVKLALNCQTEATPLTLKSSVLNSVQASPETKQTIWQLATEPTGPLVQRITKSVLVVKCKAGQKHSLGYLHASFAQKMSTKTLAEHRFFCSCQSLKPGKAASAKEEAAAQRCIHFFACICAFASDESLAQEFADFLTCDSGGLKGIAVPQLVCGPESTVQAGEATAKAKKRKKDLMPGPLLAQDTGSVRRSSLKKPTVAASLKRQGCNQLVDESQVSLSFQDWLASVTERIHQTMHYQFEGKPEPLVFHIPQAFFDALQQRISSGSTKKRLPNSTTAFVRKDALPLGTFSKYTWHITNILQVKQIFDTPEQLPLEITRSFIQNRDGTYELFKCPKVEVESIAETYGRLEKQPAIRPLELKTFLKVGNTSPTQKEPTPFIIEWIPNILPHSHIGELRIKFEYGHQGGRQPPASFSTQQPPALEPTLELAPLTTITFP, from the exons atgggagcgcggcggcggccgggcGGACGCCATGGCGGAGGTGGAGCGCTGAGCGGCCTCGCGGCGGGGCCCGGGCTGGAGCGGGGGGCGCGCGCCGCCACCCAG GCTTCCCCGAGGATGGAGCCCACGTCGGTGCGCAGCAAAGCTCCGTCCTTCCTGTCCGACCTGGGCAAGGCCACGCTGAGGGGCATCAGGAAATGTCCGCGCTGCGGGACCTACAACGGCACCCGCGGGCTGAGCTGCAAGAACAAGAACTGCGGCACCGTGTTCCGTTACGGCGCACGCAAACAACCCGGGGTCGACGCTGTTAAAATCATCACCGGCTCCGACCTGCAGCTGTTCTCGGTGCGGCAGCGGGACCGCGGGCCGGATCACCGCTGCTTCGTGGAGCTGGGCGTCTCGGAGACGGCCATACAGACAGCAGACGGGACCGTCATCACTCAGCTCAGCTCCGGCCGCTGCTACGTCCCGACCTGCCTGAAGGCAGCCACGCAGGGTGTGGTGGAGAACCAATGTCAGCACGTCAAACTGGCCTTGAACTGTCAGACCGAGGCGACCCCGCTGACCCTGAAAAGCTCGGTGCTCAACTCCGTGCAGGCGTCGCCCGAAACCAAACAGACTATTTGGCAGCTGGCGACGGAGCCCACGGGGCCGCTGGTGCAGCGGATCACCAAGAGCGTCCTGGTGGTGAAATGCAAGGCCGGCCAAAAGCACAGCCTGGGTTACCTGCACGCCTCCTTCGCGCAGAAGATGAGCACGAAGACGCTGGCGGAGCACAGGTTCTTCTGCTCCTGCCAGAGCCTGAAGCCTGGCAAGGCCGCCTCGGCCAAGGAAGAGGCGGCGGCACAGAGGTGCATCCACTTCTTTGCCTGCATCTGTGCCTTTGCCAGCGACGAGAGCCTGGCCCAGGAGTTTGCTGACTTCCTCACCTGTGACTCTGGCG GGCTGAAAGGGATCGCCGTCCCGCAGTTGGTGTGTGGCCCCGAGTCCACCGTGCAGGCTGGCGAGGCCACTGCCAAGgccaagaagaggaaaaaggactTAATGCCCG GGCCTCTCCTGGCTCAGGATACGGGCAGCGTGAGGAGAAGCAGCCTGAAGAAGCCCACGGTGGCTGCCTCGCTGAAAAGGCAAG GTTGTAACCAACTTGTGGACGAGTCCCAGGTTTCCCTGTCCTTCCAAGACTGGCTGGCCAGCGTCACCGAGCGCATCCATCAGACCATGCATTACCAGTTTGAGG GCAAACCCGAGCCGCTGGTGTTCCACATCCCACAGGCGTTCTTTGATGCGCTGCAGCAGAGGATATCCAGCGGGAGTACAAAGAAGAGGTTGCCCAACTCTACTACAG CGTTTGTCCGCAAAGATGCCCTTCCCCTGGGGACCTTCTCCAAGTACACGTGGCACATCACCAACATCCTGCAGGTCAAGCAGATCTTCGATACACCTGAG cagctgcctctgGAGATCACAAGGAGCTTCATCCAGAACCGGGATGGCACCTATGAGCTCTTCAAGTGCCCCAAGGTGGAGGTGGAGAGCATCGCTGAGACCTACGGGCGCCTGGAGAAGCAGCCGGCCATCCGCCCGCTGGAGCTCAAGACCTTCCTCAAAGTGG GAAACACCTCTCCCACCCAGAAGGAGCCCACCCCGTTTATCATCGAGTGGATCCCCAACATCCTACCTCACTCCCACATTGGAGAGCTGCGCATCAAGTTTGAGTACGGGCACCAGGGCGGCCGTCAGCCCCCCGCCTCCTTCTCCAcccaacagccaccagcactgGAGCCCACCCTGGAACTCGCTCCGCTCACCACCATCACCTTCCCCTGA
- the TIA1 gene encoding cytotoxic granule associated RNA binding protein TIA1 isoform X4 has translation MATGKSKGYGFVSFFNKWDAENAIQQMGGQWLGGRQIRTNWATRKPPAPKSTYESNTKQLSYDDVVNQSSPSNCTVYCGGVTSGLTEQLMRQTFSPFGQIMEIRVFPDKGYSFVRFNSHESAAHAIVSVNGTTIEGHVVKCYWGKETPDMVSPVQQNQIGYPQAYGQWGQWYGNAQLGQYVPNGWQVPAYGMYGQAWNQQGFSQTQSSAAWMGANYSVQPPQGQNGSVLTNQAGYRVAGFETQ, from the exons ATGGCAACGGGGAAATCTAAAGGCTATGGCTTCGTCTCCTTCTTCAATAAATGG GATGCAGAGAATGCTATTCAACAGATGGGCGGCCAGTGGCTTGGTGGAAGGCAAATCAGAACAAACTGGGCAACAAGAAAACCTCCAGCTCCAAAGAGTACATACGAAT CAAACACCAAACAGCTGTCTTACGATGACGTGGTCAATCAGTCCAGTCCCAGCAACTGCACCGTGTACTGCGGAGGTGTCACTTCAGGCCTGACAG AGCAGTTAATGCGCCAGACCTTTTCTCCCTTCGGACAGATAATGGAAATCCGAGTCTTCCCAGATAAAGGCTACTCCTTTGTACG GTTTAATTCTCACGAGAGCGCCGCACATGCGATTGTTTCTGTCAATGGGACGACTATAGAAGGCCACGTGGTGAAGTGCTACTGGGGGAAGGAGACGCCCGACATGGTCAGCCCTGTGCAGCAG AATCAAATTGGATATCCTCAGGCTTACGGGCAGTGGGGGCAGTGGTATGGAAATGCTCAGCTTGGGCAGTACGTGCCCAATGGGTGGCAGGTCCCCGCCTACGGGATGTACGGGCAGGCATGGAACCAGCAGGGCTTCAG TCAGACACAGTCATCAGCAGCGTGGATGGGAGCAAACTACAGCGTGCAGCCACCGCAGGGGCAGAATGGCAGCGTGCTGACAAACCAGGCCGGGTACCGCGTGGCAGGCTTTGAGACACAGTGA
- the C25H2orf42 gene encoding uncharacterized protein C2orf42 homolog isoform X2, whose protein sequence is MGARRRPGGRHGGGGALSGLAAGPGLERGARAATQASPRMEPTSVRSKAPSFLSDLGKATLRGIRKCPRCGTYNGTRGLSCKNKNCGTVFRYGARKQPGVDAVKIITGSDLQLFSVRQRDRGPDHRCFVELGVSETAIQTADGTVITQLSSGRCYVPTCLKAATQGVVENQCQHVKLALNCQTEATPLTLKSSVLNSVQASPETKQTIWQLATEPTGPLVQRITKSVLVVKCKAGQKHSLGYLHASFAQKMSTKTLAEHRFFCSCQSLKPGKAASAKEEAAAQRCIHFFACICAFASDESLAQEFADFLTCDSGGLKGIAVPQLVCGPESTVQAGEATAKAKKRKKDLMPGPLLAQDTGSVRRSSLKKPTVAASLKRQGCNQLVDESQVSLSFQDWLASVTERIHQTMHYQFEGKPEPLVFHIPQAFFDALQQRISSGSTKKRLPNSTTAFVRKDALPLGTFSKYTWHITNILQVKQIFDTPELPLEITRSFIQNRDGTYELFKCPKVEVESIAETYGRLEKQPAIRPLELKTFLKVGNTSPTQKEPTPFIIEWIPNILPHSHIGELRIKFEYGHQGGRQPPASFSTQQPPALEPTLELAPLTTITFP, encoded by the exons atgggagcgcggcggcggccgggcGGACGCCATGGCGGAGGTGGAGCGCTGAGCGGCCTCGCGGCGGGGCCCGGGCTGGAGCGGGGGGCGCGCGCCGCCACCCAG GCTTCCCCGAGGATGGAGCCCACGTCGGTGCGCAGCAAAGCTCCGTCCTTCCTGTCCGACCTGGGCAAGGCCACGCTGAGGGGCATCAGGAAATGTCCGCGCTGCGGGACCTACAACGGCACCCGCGGGCTGAGCTGCAAGAACAAGAACTGCGGCACCGTGTTCCGTTACGGCGCACGCAAACAACCCGGGGTCGACGCTGTTAAAATCATCACCGGCTCCGACCTGCAGCTGTTCTCGGTGCGGCAGCGGGACCGCGGGCCGGATCACCGCTGCTTCGTGGAGCTGGGCGTCTCGGAGACGGCCATACAGACAGCAGACGGGACCGTCATCACTCAGCTCAGCTCCGGCCGCTGCTACGTCCCGACCTGCCTGAAGGCAGCCACGCAGGGTGTGGTGGAGAACCAATGTCAGCACGTCAAACTGGCCTTGAACTGTCAGACCGAGGCGACCCCGCTGACCCTGAAAAGCTCGGTGCTCAACTCCGTGCAGGCGTCGCCCGAAACCAAACAGACTATTTGGCAGCTGGCGACGGAGCCCACGGGGCCGCTGGTGCAGCGGATCACCAAGAGCGTCCTGGTGGTGAAATGCAAGGCCGGCCAAAAGCACAGCCTGGGTTACCTGCACGCCTCCTTCGCGCAGAAGATGAGCACGAAGACGCTGGCGGAGCACAGGTTCTTCTGCTCCTGCCAGAGCCTGAAGCCTGGCAAGGCCGCCTCGGCCAAGGAAGAGGCGGCGGCACAGAGGTGCATCCACTTCTTTGCCTGCATCTGTGCCTTTGCCAGCGACGAGAGCCTGGCCCAGGAGTTTGCTGACTTCCTCACCTGTGACTCTGGCG GGCTGAAAGGGATCGCCGTCCCGCAGTTGGTGTGTGGCCCCGAGTCCACCGTGCAGGCTGGCGAGGCCACTGCCAAGgccaagaagaggaaaaaggactTAATGCCCG GGCCTCTCCTGGCTCAGGATACGGGCAGCGTGAGGAGAAGCAGCCTGAAGAAGCCCACGGTGGCTGCCTCGCTGAAAAGGCAAG GTTGTAACCAACTTGTGGACGAGTCCCAGGTTTCCCTGTCCTTCCAAGACTGGCTGGCCAGCGTCACCGAGCGCATCCATCAGACCATGCATTACCAGTTTGAGG GCAAACCCGAGCCGCTGGTGTTCCACATCCCACAGGCGTTCTTTGATGCGCTGCAGCAGAGGATATCCAGCGGGAGTACAAAGAAGAGGTTGCCCAACTCTACTACAG CGTTTGTCCGCAAAGATGCCCTTCCCCTGGGGACCTTCTCCAAGTACACGTGGCACATCACCAACATCCTGCAGGTCAAGCAGATCTTCGATACACCTGAG ctgcctctgGAGATCACAAGGAGCTTCATCCAGAACCGGGATGGCACCTATGAGCTCTTCAAGTGCCCCAAGGTGGAGGTGGAGAGCATCGCTGAGACCTACGGGCGCCTGGAGAAGCAGCCGGCCATCCGCCCGCTGGAGCTCAAGACCTTCCTCAAAGTGG GAAACACCTCTCCCACCCAGAAGGAGCCCACCCCGTTTATCATCGAGTGGATCCCCAACATCCTACCTCACTCCCACATTGGAGAGCTGCGCATCAAGTTTGAGTACGGGCACCAGGGCGGCCGTCAGCCCCCCGCCTCCTTCTCCAcccaacagccaccagcactgGAGCCCACCCTGGAACTCGCTCCGCTCACCACCATCACCTTCCCCTGA